The following are encoded in a window of Fibrobacter sp. genomic DNA:
- a CDS encoding fibrobacter succinogenes major paralogous domain-containing protein, with translation MNRSFAIIALLALSFATDAFCGILIDSRDGQSYRTVKIGNQVWMAENLNYETANSYCYKDSVSNCTKYGRLYTWAAAKTACPSGWHLPTEVEFKELVATVGGSSTAGKMLKSTSGWDDDEGESGNGTDAYLFTAL, from the coding sequence ATGAATCGTTCTTTTGCCATTATTGCTTTGCTTGCGTTGTCGTTTGCGACGGACGCTTTTTGCGGCATCTTGATCGATTCTCGCGATGGTCAAAGCTATAGAACGGTGAAAATCGGCAATCAGGTCTGGATGGCGGAGAACTTGAACTACGAGACTGCAAACTCCTACTGCTACAAGGATAGCGTGTCCAACTGCACCAAGTACGGTCGCCTTTACACTTGGGCTGCTGCGAAAACCGCTTGTCCGAGCGGCTGGCATTTGCCGACAGAGGTCGAATTTAAAGAGCTAGTTGCTACTGTTGGCGGTTCTAGTACAGCAGGCAAGATGCTCAAGTCCACTAGCGGCTGGGATGACGATGAAGGGGAAAGCGGCAATGGTACGGATGCCTACTTGTTCACGGCGTTG
- the glyA gene encoding serine hydroxymethyltransferase — MLKSTLQQTDPEIYNIIQEEAERQEYGIELIASENYTSKAVMEAMGSVLTNKYSEGYVGKRYYGGNEVIDKMEALAIERCKKLFGCDHVNIQPLSGSPANAAVYFAVLKPGDKVLGLKLDHGGHLSHGHPVNFSGMLYNFVQYEVDKETGRIDMDKVREIALKEKPKMILAGFSAYSRNLDWKRFKEIADEVGALTMADISHIAGLVAGKAIDSPVPYFDIVTTTTHKTLRGPRSAIIMCKDRTIQKMVKGELKEVSLAKEIDKGVFPGMQGGPHDHVNAGKAVAFLEALQPEFQTYAKNVIKNAQAMCAEMQKLGYKVISDGTDNHLIVVDMTSKGVSGKEAEVAMEKVGISCSRSTIPFDPRKPMDPSGVRLGTAAITTRGFDEEDTREVARIIDRAIQAKDDEAGLAKIREDIVALCKKHPLYK, encoded by the coding sequence ATGCTCAAATCTACACTGCAACAGACAGATCCGGAAATCTACAACATCATTCAGGAAGAAGCCGAACGCCAGGAATATGGCATCGAGCTCATCGCTTCTGAAAACTACACCTCCAAGGCCGTCATGGAAGCCATGGGCTCCGTGCTGACCAACAAGTACAGTGAAGGTTACGTGGGCAAGCGTTACTACGGTGGTAACGAAGTCATCGACAAGATGGAAGCCCTCGCTATCGAACGTTGCAAGAAACTCTTTGGTTGCGACCACGTGAACATCCAGCCGCTGTCCGGTTCTCCGGCCAACGCTGCCGTGTACTTCGCCGTCCTCAAGCCGGGTGACAAGGTCCTCGGCCTCAAGCTCGACCACGGTGGACACCTTTCTCACGGCCATCCGGTGAACTTCTCCGGTATGCTCTACAACTTCGTGCAGTACGAAGTCGATAAGGAAACTGGCCGCATCGACATGGACAAGGTCCGCGAAATCGCTCTCAAGGAAAAGCCGAAGATGATCCTCGCCGGCTTCTCCGCCTACAGCCGCAACCTCGACTGGAAGCGCTTCAAGGAAATCGCCGACGAAGTTGGCGCCCTCACCATGGCTGACATTTCTCACATTGCCGGTCTCGTTGCCGGTAAGGCTATCGACTCTCCGGTGCCGTACTTCGACATCGTGACGACCACCACCCACAAGACTCTCCGTGGCCCGCGTTCCGCTATCATCATGTGCAAGGACCGTACCATCCAGAAGATGGTCAAGGGTGAACTCAAGGAAGTTTCCCTCGCCAAGGAAATCGACAAGGGCGTGTTCCCGGGCATGCAGGGTGGTCCGCACGACCACGTGAACGCCGGTAAGGCCGTTGCTTTCCTCGAAGCTCTGCAGCCGGAATTCCAGACCTACGCTAAGAACGTCATCAAGAACGCTCAGGCCATGTGCGCCGAAATGCAGAAGCTCGGCTACAAGGTCATCAGCGATGGCACCGACAACCACCTCATCGTGGTGGACATGACCTCCAAGGGCGTTTCCGGTAAGGAAGCTGAAGTGGCCATGGAAAAGGTCGGCATCTCCTGCAGCCGTTCTACGATCCCGTTCGATCCGCGCAAGCCGATGGATCCGTCCGGTGTCCGTCTCGGTACTGCCGCCATCACGACTCGTGGCTTTGACGAAGAAGACACTCGCGAAGTGGCTCGCATCATCGACCGCGCCATCCAGGCCAAGGACGACGAAGCCGGTCTTGCCAAGATCCGTGAAGACATCGTGGCTCTCTGCAAGAAGCACCCGCTTTATAAATAA
- a CDS encoding right-handed parallel beta-helix repeat-containing protein, whose amino-acid sequence MMSSLFKICGRLHGIASGTLAASAAALLAAGLLSACSNDGKVAGGTEAESTIALQVQLADGTPAGHSRVRMLPEDFLSDGASLAEWTESDESGFVEFSAEPGKYAVEIRNVKGSNAAGAVLNISLDTNASAIDTVKLGELSSIEGFVVPGSTSPVVRVVGLDRFVVPDSTGHFVIDSLPAGNFKVNFVDSLENNSVTLKFAPGDTLYVDCSDPDSEIKVFKQPEPDASKYPDKDWSEHAALLSQIEGYAVGTLGAAGVTDSLGEISKAEGEICIVTTTEDYLIVEDTTEVDSAGVAATKAVIAPGSLRECAYKDGPTWVLFEKSGTYNLRSPLRLKKDKTIDGRGRDIRIAGMGILTDVSSNLIFENLTFTAPAITVLDTSSRRALSIHNGSHHIWVDHCTFEEYPLVELDVKRGSYGVTVSWSRFENAQTGVLFGLPADIIKEPDQKLTMHHNYFVNLSENGIRAHGGSLHAYNNLFADMESAGIECADSAKCFIESNVFNIAEAVSLYSLADADGVPVDTTFGFANMQGNRLMAGDEGAVADSLGYKPDYKYSADIADADNAWFVKIDSGAL is encoded by the coding sequence ATGATGTCTAGTTTGTTCAAAATATGCGGACGCCTGCACGGAATTGCCTCCGGAACTCTAGCGGCAAGTGCTGCGGCCTTGCTTGCTGCTGGCCTGCTTTCGGCCTGCAGTAACGACGGGAAGGTTGCCGGCGGTACCGAGGCGGAATCGACGATTGCCTTGCAGGTTCAGCTTGCGGACGGAACGCCTGCGGGCCATTCGCGCGTGCGCATGCTTCCGGAAGATTTCTTGAGTGACGGCGCATCTCTTGCCGAGTGGACGGAATCGGATGAGAGCGGGTTCGTTGAATTTTCTGCCGAGCCGGGAAAGTATGCGGTGGAAATCCGTAACGTGAAGGGCTCGAATGCGGCGGGTGCGGTGCTCAATATCAGTCTTGACACGAACGCCTCGGCAATCGATACCGTCAAGCTGGGTGAACTTTCTTCTATCGAGGGCTTCGTCGTGCCTGGTTCGACTTCGCCCGTGGTTCGCGTTGTCGGACTCGACCGCTTCGTCGTTCCCGACAGTACGGGGCATTTCGTCATTGATTCTCTCCCGGCAGGGAATTTCAAGGTCAATTTCGTCGATTCGCTGGAAAACAATTCTGTCACATTGAAATTCGCTCCGGGTGATACGTTGTATGTGGACTGCTCCGACCCGGATTCCGAAATCAAGGTGTTCAAGCAGCCTGAACCGGATGCGAGCAAGTATCCCGACAAGGACTGGAGCGAACATGCGGCGTTGCTTTCTCAAATTGAAGGCTATGCCGTCGGTACTCTCGGAGCTGCGGGCGTTACCGATAGCCTGGGTGAAATTTCCAAGGCGGAAGGCGAAATCTGCATCGTGACCACGACGGAAGACTACCTGATTGTCGAGGATACCACGGAGGTGGACTCTGCCGGTGTCGCTGCGACGAAGGCAGTAATTGCTCCGGGTTCGCTGCGTGAGTGCGCCTATAAGGATGGCCCCACGTGGGTGCTGTTCGAGAAGAGCGGTACGTACAATCTCCGGTCTCCGCTCCGCCTCAAAAAAGACAAGACCATCGATGGCCGTGGCCGTGATATTCGCATTGCGGGCATGGGAATCTTGACCGATGTCTCGAGCAACCTGATTTTTGAAAATCTCACGTTTACCGCACCTGCGATTACGGTGCTCGACACGAGTTCGCGCCGTGCGCTTTCTATCCATAACGGTTCGCACCATATCTGGGTGGACCACTGCACCTTCGAGGAATACCCGCTGGTGGAACTCGACGTGAAACGCGGCTCCTACGGCGTGACGGTCTCGTGGTCGCGCTTCGAGAATGCACAGACGGGTGTGCTCTTCGGGCTTCCTGCGGATATCATCAAGGAACCGGACCAGAAGCTCACCATGCATCACAACTACTTTGTGAACCTCTCGGAAAATGGTATTCGCGCCCATGGCGGTTCACTCCATGCCTATAACAACCTCTTCGCCGACATGGAGTCCGCCGGTATCGAATGTGCCGATTCGGCGAAATGCTTCATAGAAAGCAATGTATTTAACATTGCAGAGGCAGTTTCCTTGTACAGTCTGGCCGATGCGGACGGTGTTCCGGTCGATACGACCTTCGGCTTTGCCAATATGCAGGGCAACAGACTTATGGCGGGGGACGAGGGGGCCGTGGCGGATTCGCTCGGGTACAAGCCCGATTACAAGTACAGCGCCGATATCGCCGATGCGGACAACGCCTGGTTCGTGAAAATCGATAGTGGAGCGCTGTAG
- a CDS encoding TIGR02147 family protein has product MINLFEYLNYREFLRDAYEERHATDWRFSHRYIADRAGFDGSMFNKILQGKRNLTERMVSVFAEIFCRDMRERTYFANMVAFNQAKTHSESRKYLEKLVATKECKVEDLAKDQFEYFDHWYHAVIRELVTFYPYVGDDAALGLMVRPPISASQVRSSIALLERLSMIKKNPETGLYEQTLGLISSGSKSYGTAVNSYIQQNLNVAQTAMDRFDNTERNLSTLAFACNEEIYGELVEMVRRFRREVLAKVSQCNKPNRVFQLGMQLFPLSDPYPPPKRRGRKRRIRGEAQVESTPDGAETEGADDV; this is encoded by the coding sequence ATGATCAATCTTTTTGAATATCTGAATTACCGGGAATTTTTGCGGGATGCCTACGAGGAGCGCCATGCGACGGACTGGCGCTTCAGTCATCGCTATATAGCTGACCGCGCGGGATTCGATGGTTCGATGTTCAACAAGATTTTGCAGGGGAAGCGCAACCTTACCGAACGCATGGTGAGCGTCTTTGCCGAAATTTTCTGCCGCGATATGCGGGAGAGGACGTATTTCGCCAACATGGTTGCCTTCAACCAGGCGAAGACCCATTCCGAGAGCCGCAAGTACCTCGAAAAACTCGTCGCGACTAAAGAATGCAAGGTCGAGGATTTGGCGAAGGATCAGTTCGAATATTTTGACCACTGGTACCATGCCGTTATCCGCGAACTGGTGACTTTCTACCCCTATGTGGGCGATGACGCTGCCCTCGGGCTCATGGTGCGCCCGCCGATTTCGGCATCGCAGGTGCGCTCGTCGATTGCGCTTCTCGAACGCCTCTCGATGATAAAGAAGAACCCCGAGACGGGTTTGTACGAGCAGACGCTGGGACTGATTTCCAGCGGGTCGAAATCCTACGGCACGGCGGTGAATTCGTATATCCAGCAGAACCTGAACGTGGCGCAGACGGCCATGGATCGTTTCGACAATACGGAACGCAATCTTTCGACGCTCGCCTTCGCCTGCAACGAGGAAATCTACGGCGAACTCGTCGAGATGGTGCGCCGCTTCCGCAGGGAAGTGCTTGCGAAGGTGTCGCAGTGCAATAAACCCAACCGCGTTTTCCAGCTGGGGATGCAACTGTTCCCGCTTTCGGACCCGTATCCGCCACCCAAGCGCAGGGGACGCAAGCGTCGTATCCGTGGCGAGGCGCAGGTGGAATCGACTCCGGATGGCGCGGAGACGGAGGGTGCAGATGATGTCTAG
- a CDS encoding GDSL-type esterase/lipase family protein, whose translation MRRTIKFLLLAAMFAGVAVSDSTSFTIHVAGDSTVQTYKDNVYPQTGWGQVIGYFFDGARVKVNNAALGGRSSRTFIEEGRLDEIMKVAQKGDYLFVQFGHNDRDYSKAARYVEPSEFPGYIQKFVDAGVKKGVNVILVSPMNLNGSRNVFSTGNNNYDARGMMQTVAKNNKIPFVDLNMKSYNTYNTTYKNIPDYVTRYLYKKLEKGEYPNFPDGVNDGTTHFQEMGSMGHAQMICEELEENLKSNTNLSAEAKAALTTLVSAIKPRYTIKVQTNLSNYNGLITQTQYFPAGSPMTLRVTPNGQTFEKWVDDDCNELSTKQIYYGFKTKARNITYTAMFKGGSACQKIEHGEEGESGDGPNSSSSGGPQSSSSIDQKLCFDGVADTVWRSPIDMSRPELGDGTTDSNHEGFTGQGFFNLENSAYSTATYNVTSDQSASNARMMVRYAFDGSSNRDMKITVDNGTYDVAFPPTGSWTKWDTVYVEDVWLDALDFKVKLASTTSDGGPNIDMIAFDIKGVYRTGCKPAKVMNDPDTSIIRIAPVRSFNVRPAAGKPFNALGREVPASELRRNFPAVKTFRN comes from the coding sequence ATGCGTCGGACCATAAAATTCCTTCTCCTTGCAGCAATGTTCGCGGGTGTCGCCGTGAGCGATTCTACCAGTTTTACGATTCACGTGGCGGGCGATTCGACCGTTCAGACGTACAAGGATAACGTTTATCCGCAGACGGGTTGGGGTCAGGTGATTGGATACTTCTTTGACGGTGCCCGCGTGAAGGTCAATAATGCTGCTCTCGGCGGGCGCAGTTCGAGGACGTTTATCGAAGAAGGCCGCCTGGACGAAATCATGAAGGTTGCTCAGAAGGGCGATTACCTTTTCGTTCAGTTCGGGCATAACGACCGCGATTACAGTAAGGCCGCTCGTTATGTTGAACCTTCTGAGTTTCCGGGTTACATCCAGAAGTTCGTGGATGCGGGCGTAAAGAAGGGCGTGAATGTCATTCTGGTTTCGCCGATGAACCTGAACGGTTCGCGAAATGTGTTCTCGACGGGTAACAACAACTACGATGCCCGCGGCATGATGCAGACGGTCGCGAAGAACAACAAGATTCCGTTCGTCGATCTTAACATGAAGTCGTACAACACGTACAACACGACGTACAAGAACATCCCGGATTACGTGACGCGCTACCTGTACAAGAAACTGGAGAAGGGCGAGTACCCGAACTTCCCGGACGGCGTGAACGACGGGACGACGCACTTCCAGGAGATGGGCTCGATGGGCCATGCTCAGATGATTTGCGAAGAGCTGGAAGAAAACCTCAAGAGCAACACGAATCTCTCTGCCGAGGCGAAGGCCGCGCTTACGACGCTTGTCTCCGCCATCAAGCCGCGCTACACCATCAAGGTGCAGACTAACCTTTCGAATTACAACGGGCTCATTACGCAGACGCAGTATTTTCCGGCGGGTTCCCCGATGACGCTCCGCGTGACGCCCAACGGCCAGACGTTCGAAAAGTGGGTGGACGACGACTGCAACGAACTTTCGACCAAGCAGATTTATTACGGCTTCAAGACGAAGGCGCGCAACATCACCTACACGGCCATGTTCAAGGGCGGTTCCGCCTGCCAGAAGATTGAACACGGCGAAGAAGGGGAGAGCGGCGACGGCCCGAATTCTTCGAGTTCCGGCGGCCCGCAGTCTTCCAGTTCCATCGACCAGAAACTTTGCTTTGACGGCGTGGCCGATACGGTGTGGCGTTCCCCGATTGACATGTCGAGGCCCGAGCTGGGCGACGGCACGACGGACTCGAACCACGAGGGATTTACTGGCCAGGGATTTTTCAATCTTGAAAACAGCGCCTACAGTACGGCTACGTACAACGTGACCTCCGACCAGTCGGCATCCAATGCGCGCATGATGGTGCGCTACGCCTTTGACGGATCTTCCAATCGGGACATGAAGATTACGGTAGACAATGGTACCTACGATGTCGCGTTCCCGCCTACGGGCAGCTGGACGAAATGGGATACGGTCTATGTCGAGGACGTGTGGTTGGATGCGCTCGATTTCAAGGTGAAACTCGCTTCGACGACATCGGATGGCGGCCCGAATATCGACATGATTGCCTTCGACATCAAGGGCGTGTACCGTACCGGATGCAAGCCTGCGAAGGTGATGAATGACCCGGATACGTCCATTATCCGCATCGCGCCTGTCCGCAGTTTTAATGTACGGCCAGCAGCAGGCAAGCCGTTCAATGCGCTTGGCCGCGAGGTTCCCGCATCTGAGCTGCGGCGCAATTTCCCTGCCGTAAAGACGTTCCGCAATTGA
- a CDS encoding carbohydrate-binding protein, whose translation MNIVTKIWQSAVIASMVAAPMALAKVTIYMCGDSTMQDWAEGYCPKQGQGQDFHYWFDVNKAAVVNRGQGGMAADGYYDMFWKHGCSNGNCIVDKLQAGDYAVIQFGINDVSKSDEAKFTVAMSAMAKEAQAKGAYSIIVSPIRRCYYDSPTQIHNSYRGFPARAKAIADSLNIPFIDMSEMAANFMISVGEYYAQQFIYNYATSAEYGNLKADQADQVHLQMNGANAYGRIITEQMRAHSDPIVKKLGDYMAPMYQVSVKVSPEGAAEATSINAYYPQGMTVMLKTIPKNGKKFLGWYDGNGNKVSGQAVSTVKSQFIYTFKMGSAATQFTAVYEGGTAQKYEGDGKALTAFPTTTPKNLDDVTFVPFTPMEGSTEDSVEVDKNIKKFFDAYKPDSGIGFSENNHTGFTGEGFWNAANEKNSYGKYRMKFPGAGYVTLAVRYSNGGTADRMFNAYLDHDYYVNAPPTGSWDTWDTAYVVMDAPLGEADLRFISLTSEGAPNIDAFGFSIDDVCRVSEGCPEDSTIAIAPRVGGAGFALLGETLRLANSERATVSVFNMGGRLVARETFEGMGEVSLPSMVKATGLYRVVVRQGSSKFNGNWVKVR comes from the coding sequence ATGAATATAGTCACTAAGATCTGGCAGTCTGCCGTTATCGCATCGATGGTCGCCGCCCCAATGGCCTTGGCGAAGGTGACCATTTACATGTGCGGTGACTCTACTATGCAGGACTGGGCCGAAGGCTACTGCCCCAAGCAGGGCCAAGGCCAGGATTTTCATTACTGGTTCGACGTGAACAAGGCGGCGGTCGTGAACCGCGGCCAGGGCGGCATGGCTGCCGACGGCTATTACGACATGTTCTGGAAGCATGGCTGTAGCAACGGCAACTGCATTGTAGACAAATTGCAGGCGGGCGACTATGCCGTTATCCAGTTCGGCATTAACGACGTGAGCAAGAGTGATGAAGCCAAGTTTACGGTGGCGATGAGCGCGATGGCTAAAGAAGCCCAGGCGAAAGGCGCTTACTCGATTATCGTAAGCCCGATTCGCCGCTGCTACTACGATTCCCCGACGCAGATTCATAACAGTTACCGCGGGTTCCCGGCGCGCGCGAAGGCGATTGCGGATTCCCTGAACATCCCGTTCATTGATATGAGCGAGATGGCGGCGAACTTCATGATTTCGGTGGGCGAGTACTATGCGCAGCAGTTTATTTACAACTATGCGACGAGTGCGGAATACGGCAACCTGAAGGCGGATCAGGCCGACCAGGTTCACCTGCAGATGAACGGTGCCAACGCCTATGGGCGTATCATTACCGAACAGATGCGCGCGCATTCCGACCCGATTGTGAAGAAGCTCGGCGATTACATGGCGCCCATGTACCAGGTGAGCGTGAAGGTTTCGCCGGAGGGCGCCGCCGAAGCGACTTCGATAAACGCCTATTACCCGCAGGGCATGACCGTGATGCTCAAGACTATCCCGAAGAACGGCAAGAAGTTCCTTGGCTGGTACGATGGCAATGGCAACAAGGTGAGTGGCCAGGCGGTAAGTACCGTGAAGTCGCAGTTTATTTACACGTTCAAGATGGGGAGCGCCGCTACGCAGTTTACCGCAGTCTATGAGGGTGGTACGGCGCAGAAGTACGAGGGCGACGGGAAGGCTTTGACCGCGTTCCCGACGACGACCCCGAAGAACCTCGACGACGTGACGTTTGTTCCTTTCACCCCGATGGAAGGCAGTACCGAAGACAGCGTGGAAGTGGACAAGAACATCAAGAAGTTCTTCGACGCGTACAAGCCGGATTCGGGCATCGGTTTTTCCGAGAACAACCACACGGGTTTCACTGGCGAAGGCTTCTGGAATGCTGCGAACGAAAAGAATTCCTACGGCAAGTACCGCATGAAGTTCCCCGGTGCGGGCTACGTGACTCTTGCTGTCCGTTATTCGAACGGCGGTACGGCTGACCGCATGTTCAACGCCTACCTCGATCACGATTACTACGTGAACGCCCCTCCGACGGGTAGCTGGGATACCTGGGATACCGCCTACGTGGTGATGGATGCTCCCTTGGGTGAGGCGGACTTGCGCTTTATTTCCCTTACGAGTGAAGGTGCCCCGAATATCGATGCCTTCGGTTTCAGCATCGACGATGTGTGTCGCGTAAGTGAAGGCTGCCCCGAGGATTCGACCATAGCGATTGCGCCCCGTGTGGGCGGAGCGGGATTTGCCTTGCTCGGTGAAACATTGCGCCTTGCGAATTCGGAACGCGCGACCGTGAGCGTATTCAATATGGGTGGGCGTCTTGTGGCCCGCGAGACATTCGAAGGGATGGGCGAGGTGTCGCTCCCCTCGATGGTGAAGGCGACCGGGCTCTACCGCGTAGTGGTGCGCCAGGGTAGTTCGAAGTTTAATGGAAATTGGGTAAAGGTGAGGTAA
- a CDS encoding rhamnogalacturonan lyase, whose protein sequence is MTKHSCLGFLAVVPALLLALPLQSFAHPRQLEAIDRGLLVSNVGKSGMLVSWRLLGTEDPGTEFNLYRDGEKIATIGSTAGTNYLDSAGKVTSKYTVAAVVDGKEGAKKGATFVMDSTVVYNGRTFPYKVLKLDRPKSQVMPDEEKTVTGYTPDDMSVGDLDGDGEYEFIVKWMPDNFKDNSQQMEGSYTGTVFLDAYKLDGTKLWRISLGKNIRGGAHYTPFQVYDYDGDGKAEIVMKTGDGTIDGKGKVIGDSTKDYRNKSGIIITGPEYLTVFRGSDGAEITTIDYLPSRDIRNFGPYDSLGLNWGDTYGNRCDRFFSATAYLDGVHPSLITARGNYTAAYVVAYDFDGKNLKQRWFHKSETPGEGLYGQGNLNITVGDLDDDGLDEIVYGAAALNHDGTLRYSLGLGYGFAGYIGDFDPDHPGREVWAIHSQYEKAEYIAEFRDDKGKIIFGDKPVMEKENGRAMAADIDSASRGYEMWSYVPSEMHSAKGTPIELADTLDPEWPYLGRVVPTHFRIYFDGDIQDELLNGPIITKFNQGERTFETYLDGETTLHLIGSQSSKNYPNLIADIFGDWREEFIFHSEIDSSKIYIFSTPVTTPYRVYTLMHDAQYRQAIAWQNVAYNQTAHQSYYLPDMVKKLTKPNVYAAGDNEYAEYPDAVLTKMGAGKEKQTVTLGEKIISFGYYFLFCDSVEAEGLPPGLSARVDLEEKALKISGKPSKAGKYAFTVKTVGHKAGSASAKGEIVVKDSASASVPLVNFEGGVNYSPMTGTLHTPVAGFAEIQFYDVSGTLRGSVSGHVTAGESVLALERGVLPEGMYIVTVKLDGTIKQKGLFKK, encoded by the coding sequence ATGACAAAACATTCCTGTCTCGGTTTCCTTGCGGTTGTTCCGGCGCTGCTTTTGGCGCTGCCGCTCCAATCCTTCGCTCATCCCCGTCAGCTGGAGGCCATTGACCGCGGCCTGCTTGTCTCGAACGTAGGCAAGTCCGGCATGCTCGTCTCGTGGCGCCTGTTGGGTACGGAAGACCCCGGGACGGAATTCAACCTCTACCGCGACGGAGAAAAAATTGCCACCATCGGGAGCACTGCGGGTACCAACTACCTGGATTCTGCCGGCAAGGTTACGTCCAAGTACACGGTGGCTGCCGTAGTCGACGGCAAGGAAGGCGCGAAAAAGGGTGCCACGTTCGTCATGGATTCGACGGTGGTGTACAACGGACGCACCTTCCCGTATAAGGTGCTTAAGCTGGACCGCCCCAAAAGCCAGGTGATGCCTGATGAAGAAAAGACGGTCACCGGTTATACTCCCGACGACATGAGCGTTGGTGACTTGGATGGCGACGGCGAATACGAATTCATCGTGAAGTGGATGCCGGACAACTTCAAGGACAATTCGCAGCAGATGGAAGGCTCGTATACGGGAACGGTTTTCCTCGATGCCTATAAACTCGACGGTACAAAGCTTTGGCGCATAAGCCTCGGCAAGAACATCCGCGGTGGTGCGCACTACACGCCTTTCCAGGTGTATGACTATGACGGTGACGGCAAGGCCGAAATTGTCATGAAGACCGGCGACGGAACCATTGACGGCAAGGGCAAGGTCATTGGGGATTCTACGAAGGATTACCGCAATAAGTCGGGGATTATTATTACGGGGCCGGAATACTTGACGGTGTTCAGGGGTAGTGATGGCGCCGAAATCACGACGATTGACTACCTCCCGTCGCGCGATATCAGAAATTTTGGCCCCTATGATTCGCTGGGTCTCAACTGGGGCGATACCTATGGTAACCGCTGCGACCGTTTTTTCTCGGCGACGGCTTACCTCGATGGCGTTCACCCGAGCCTGATTACTGCCCGTGGTAACTATACGGCGGCCTACGTGGTGGCCTACGACTTTGACGGCAAGAACTTGAAACAGCGTTGGTTCCACAAGTCCGAAACACCGGGCGAGGGTCTCTATGGCCAGGGCAACCTCAATATTACTGTCGGCGACCTGGATGATGACGGCCTTGACGAAATCGTGTATGGAGCTGCGGCCCTGAATCACGACGGGACGCTTCGTTACTCGTTGGGCCTGGGTTATGGTTTTGCCGGCTATATCGGTGATTTTGATCCGGACCATCCGGGACGCGAAGTTTGGGCGATACATTCGCAATATGAAAAAGCTGAATACATTGCCGAATTCCGCGATGACAAGGGTAAGATCATTTTTGGTGACAAGCCTGTCATGGAAAAGGAAAATGGCCGTGCCATGGCCGCCGATATCGATTCTGCCAGCCGCGGTTACGAGATGTGGTCTTATGTGCCGAGCGAAATGCATTCGGCCAAGGGAACGCCGATTGAGCTGGCCGATACCCTCGATCCAGAATGGCCCTATCTGGGGCGTGTGGTTCCGACGCACTTCAGGATTTATTTCGATGGCGATATTCAGGACGAACTTCTGAACGGTCCGATTATTACCAAGTTCAATCAGGGGGAGAGGACCTTCGAAACCTATCTTGACGGGGAAACGACACTCCATTTGATTGGAAGTCAGAGCTCAAAGAACTACCCGAATTTGATAGCGGACATCTTTGGCGACTGGCGTGAAGAATTTATTTTCCATTCGGAAATCGATTCCTCCAAGATCTACATCTTCTCTACTCCGGTGACGACTCCGTACCGCGTCTATACGCTGATGCACGATGCCCAGTACCGTCAGGCGATTGCTTGGCAGAATGTGGCGTACAATCAGACGGCGCACCAGAGCTACTACCTGCCGGACATGGTCAAGAAGCTGACGAAGCCCAATGTCTATGCCGCAGGCGACAACGAATATGCGGAGTACCCTGATGCGGTGCTTACCAAGATGGGTGCTGGCAAGGAAAAGCAGACTGTAACCCTGGGCGAAAAGATTATATCGTTCGGCTACTACTTCTTGTTCTGCGACAGCGTCGAGGCGGAAGGCCTTCCGCCGGGACTGTCCGCGAGGGTTGATCTGGAGGAAAAGGCTCTGAAAATTTCGGGCAAGCCGTCCAAGGCGGGCAAGTATGCGTTTACGGTGAAGACCGTGGGCCACAAGGCGGGAAGCGCATCTGCCAAGGGCGAAATCGTCGTGAAGGACTCTGCTTCCGCATCCGTTCCGCTCGTGAATTTCGAAGGAGGCGTGAATTACAGCCCGATGACGGGAACGCTTCACACTCCGGTTGCGGGCTTTGCCGAAATACAGTTCTACGATGTCTCCGGTACCCTGCGCGGCTCCGTCTCGGGTCATGTGACGGCGGGTGAGTCTGTGCTGGCGCTTGAACGCGGTGTGCTTCCGGAAGGAATGTACATCGTGACGGTGAAACTAGACGGAACAATTAAACAGAAGGGCCTGTTTAAGAAATAA